One genomic segment of Sorex araneus isolate mSorAra2 chromosome X, mSorAra2.pri, whole genome shotgun sequence includes these proteins:
- the MED12 gene encoding mediator of RNA polymerase II transcription subunit 12 isoform X9: MAAFGILSYEHRPLKRPRLGPPDVYPQDPKQKEDELTALNVKQGFNNQPAVSGDEHGSAKNVNFNPAKISSNFSSIIAEKLRCNTLPDTGRRKPQVNQKDNFWLVTARSQSAINTWFTDLAGTKPLTQLAKKVPIFSKKEEVFGYLAKYTVPVMRAAWLIKMTCAYYGAISETKVKKRHVVDPFVEWTQIITKYLWEQLQKMAEYYRLGPTGSGGCSSTIGPLPHDVEVAIRQWDYNEKLAMFMFQDGMLDRHEFLTWVLECFEKIRPGEDELLKLLLPLLLRYSGEFVQSAYLSRRLAYFCTRRLALQLDGVSSHSAHVMSTQSTNTLPSTPAPQPPTSSTPSTPFSDLLMCPQHRPLVFGLSCILQTILLCCPSALVWHYSLTDSRIKTGSPLDHLPIAPSNLPMPEGNSAFTQQVRAKLREIEQQIKERGQAVEVRWSFDKCQEATAGFTIGRVLHTLEVLDSHSFERSDFSNSLDSLCNRIFGLGPSKDGHEISSDDDAVVSLLCEWAVSCKRSGRHRAMVVAKLLEKRQAEIEAERCGESEAADEKGSIASGSLSAPSAPIFQDVLLQFLDTQAPMLTDPRSESERVEFFNLVLLFCELIRHDVFSHNMYTCTLISRGDLAFGAPGPRPPSPFDDPVDDPERKEAEGSSSSKLEDPALSESMDIDPSSSVLFEDMEKPDFSLFSPTMPCEGKGSPSPEKPTIEKEAKPPPKEKLEGTLGILYDQPRHVQYATHFPIPQEESCSHECNQRLVVLFGVGKQRDDARHAIKKITKDILKVLNRKGTAETGGEDGQKRRRNRPEAFPTAEDIFAKFQHLSHYDQHQVTAQVSRNVLEQITSFALGMSYHLPLVQHVQFIFDLMEYSLSISGLIDFAIQLLNELSVVEAELLLKSSDLVGSYTTSLCLCIVAVLRHYHACLILNQDQMAQVFEGLCGVVKHGMNRSDGSSAERCILAYLYDLYTSCSHLKSKFGELFSDFCSKVKNTIYCNVEPSESNMRWAPEFMIDTLENPAAHTFTYTGLGKSLSENPANRYSFVCNALMHVCVGHHDPDRVNDIAILCAELTGYCKSLSAEWLGVLKALCCSSNNGTCGFNDLLCNVDVSDLSFHDSLATFVAILIARQCLLLEDLIRCAAIPSLLNAACSEQDSEPGARLTCRILLHLFKTPQLNPCQSDGNKPTVGIRSSCDRHLLAASQNRIVDGAVFAVLKAVFVLGDAELKGSGFTVTGGAEELPEEEGGGGSGGRRQGGRSISVETASLDVYAKYVLRSICQQEWVGERCLKSLCEDSNDLQDPVLSSAQAQRLMQLICYPHRLLDNEDGENPQRQRIKRILQNLDQWTMRQSSLELQLMIKQTPNNEMNSLLENIAKATIEVFQQSAETGSASGNTTGNMPSSSKTKPVLSSLERSGVWLVAPLIAKLPTSVQGHVLKAAGEELEKGQHLGSSSSRKERDRQKQKSMSLLSQQPFLSLVLTCLKGQDEQREGLLTSLYSQVHQIVNNWRDDQYLDDCKPKQLMHEALKLRLNLVGGMFDTVQRSTQQTTEWAVLLLEIIISGTVDMQSNNELFTTVLDMLSVLINGTLAADMSSISQGSMEENKRAYMNLVKKLRKELAERQSDSLEKVYQLLPLPKPTRDVITCEPQGSLIDTKGNKIAGFDSIFKKEGLQVSTKQKISPWDLFEGLKPSAPLSWGWFGTVRVDRRVARGEEQQRLLLYHTHLRPRPRAYYLEPLPLPPEDEEPPVPTLLEPEKKAPEPPKTDKPGAAPPSTEERKKKSTKGKKRSQAAAKTELQPTQLPPLPFTQDYGMGPGRSGPYGVTVPADLLHHANPSSMPHLNYRQGSLGLYAQNQPLPAGGPRVDPYRPVRLPMQKLPTRPPYPGVLPATMTGVMGLEPSSYKTSVYRQQQPAVPQGQRLRQQLQAKIQSQGMLGQSSVHQMTPSSSYGLQTTQGYTPYVSHVGLQQHAGPAGTMVPPNYSSQPYQSTHPSTNPTLVDPTRHLQQRPSGYVHQQAPAYGHGLTSAQRFSHQTLQQAPMIGTMTPLSAQGVQATVRSTSILPEQQQQQQQQQQQQQQQQQQQQQQQQQQQQQQQQQQYHIRQQQQQQILRQQQQQQQQQQQQQQQQQQAHQQQQQQAAPPQPQPQSQPQFQRQGLQQTQQQQQTAALVRQLQQQLSNTQPQPSTNMFGRY, from the exons ATGGCGGCCTTCGGGATCCTGAGCTACGAGCACCGGCCCCTGAAGCGGCCGCGCCTGGGGCCTCCGGACGTGTACCCTCAGGACCCCAAACAGAAGGAG GATGAACTGACGGCCTTAAACGTGAAACAAGGCTTCAATAATCAGCCTGCTGTCTCTGGGGATGAGCATGGCAGTGCCAAGAACGTCAACTTCAATCCTGCCAAG ataagtTCCAACTTCAGCAGCATTATTGCTGAGAAATTACGATGTAACACCCTCCCTGACACTGGTCGCAGGAAACCTCAAGTGAACCAAAAGGACAACTTCTGGCTAGTGACTGCCCGATCCCAGAGTGCCATTAACACCTGGTTCACTGACCTGGCTGGTACCAAGCCACTCACACAACTAGCCAAAAAG GTCCCCATTTTCAGTAAGAAGGAAGAAGTGTTCGGGTACTTAGCCAAATACACAGTACCTGTGATGCGGGCCGCCTGGCTCATTAAGATGACATGTGCCTACTATGGAGCGATCTCAGAGACCAAGGTTAAGAAGAGACACGTTGTTGACCCTTTTGTGG AATGGACTCAGATCATCACTAAGTACTTATGGGAGCAGCTACAGAAAATGGCAGAGTACTACCGGCTTGGTCCTACAGGAAGCGGGGGCTGTAGTTCCACTATCGGGCCCTTGCCCCATGACGTTGAGGTGGCAATCCGGCAGTGGGACTACAACGAGAAGCTGGCCATGTTCATGTTTCAG GATGGAATGCTGGACAGACATGAGTTCCTGACCTGGGTACTGGAGTGTTTTGAGAAAATCCGCCCTGGAGAGGACGAATTGCTTAAACTTCTGTTGCCCCTACTGCTGCGA TACTCAGGGGAATTTGTTCAGTCCGCATACCTCTCCCGCCGCCTTGCCTACTTCTGCACCCGGAGGCTGGCCCTGCAGCTGGACGGCGTGAGCAGTCACTCAGCACACGTTATGTCCACCCAGTCGACAAACACATTGccctccactccagcccctcagcccccaacGAGCAGCACACCCTCTACGCCCTTCAGTGACCTTCTCATGTGCCCTCAGCACCGGCCCCTGGTGTTTGGCCTCAGCTGTATCCTTCAG ACCATCCTCCTCTGTTGCCCCAGTGCCTTGGTTTGGCACTACTCACTGACGGATAGCCGAATTAAGACTGGCTCCCCGCTTGACCACCTGCCTATTGCCCCCTCCAACCTGCCCATGCCAGAGGGCAACAGTGCCTTCACTCAGCAG GTCCGGGCAAAGTTGCGGGAGATTGAGCAGCAGATCAAAGAGCGAGGACAAGCAGTTGAGGTTCGATGGTCTTTTGATAAGTGCCAGGAAGCGACTGCAG GCTTCACCATTGGACGGGTACTCCATACTCTGGAAGTGCTGGACAGCCATAGTTTTGAGCGCTCCGACTTTAGCAACTCTCTTGACTCTCTTTGTAATCGAATCTTTGGATTGGGGCCTAGCAAGGATGGGCATGAG ATCTCCTCGGACGATGATGCTGTGGTATCATTACTGTGTGAATGGGCCGTCAGCTGCAAGCGTTCCGGGCGGCATCGGGCAATGGTGGTAGCCAAGCTGCTGGAGAAGCGACAAGCAGAGATTGAGGCTGAG CGCTGTGGCGAATCAGAAGCTGCGGATGAGAAGGGTTCCATCGCCTCTGGCTCCCTTTCTGCTCCGAGCGCGCCCATTTTCCAGGACGTTCTCCTGCAGTTCCTGGATACCCAAGCCCCGATGCTGA CGGACCCCCGAAGTGAGAGTGAACGGGTGGAGTTCTTTAACTTGGTACTGCTGTTTTGTGAACTGATTCGGCATGATGTTTTCTCCCACAATATGTACACTTGCACCCTCATTTCCCGAGGGGACCTTGCATTTGGAGCGCCTGGGCCTCGGCCTCCCTCGCCCTTTGATGATCCTGTCGATGACCCAGAGCGCAAGGAGGCTGAGGGTAGCAGCAGTAGTAAGCTGGAG GATCCAGCGCTCTCGGAGTCTATGGACATTGACCCTAGCTCTAGTGTACTCTTTGAGGATATGGAGAAGCCCGATTTCTCA CTGTTCTCCCCTACTATGCCCTGTGAGGGGAAGGGCAGCCCGTCCCCTGAGAAACCCACCATTGAGAAGGAGGCCAAGCCTCCGCCCAAGGAGAAGCTGGAGGGGACGCTCGGCATCCTTTACGACCAGCCGCGGCACGTGCAGTATGCCACTCATTTCCCCATCCCCCAG GAGGAGTCGTGCAGCCACGAGTGCAACCAGCGCTTGGTCGTactgtttggggtggggaagcagcgcGATGATGCCCGCCATGCCATCAAGAAAATTACCAAGGATATCCTGAAGGTTCTGAATCGCAAGGGAACGGCGGAAACTG GTGGGGAGGATGGGCAGAAGCGGCGACGCAACCGGCCGGAAGCCTTCCCTACCGCTGAAGACATCTTTGCTAAGTTCCAACACCTTTCACATTATGACCAGCACCAGGTCACAGCTCAG GTCTCCCGGAATGTTCTGGAGCAGATCACAAGCTTCGCGCTTGGCATGTCATACCACTTGCCTCTGGTACAACACGTGCAATTCATCTTCGACCTCATGGAGTATTCACTCAGCATCAGTGGCCTTATCGACTTTGCCATTCAG CTACTGAATGAATTGAGTGTCGTGGAGGCCGAGTTGCTTCTCAAATCCTCTGATCTGGTGGGCAGCTACACCACCAGCCTGTGCCTGTGCATCGTGGCCGTCCTGCGGCACTATCACGCCTGCCTCATCCTCAACCAGGACCAGATGGCACAGGTCTTTGAGGG GCTCTGCGGAGTGGTAAAGCACGGCATGAACCGCTCCGACGGTTCCTCTGCGGAACGCTGTATCCTTGCTTATCTCTATGATCTGTACACCTCCTGTAGCCATTTAAAGAGCAAATTTGGGGAGCTGTTCAG cGACTTCTGCTCCAAAGTAAAGAATACCATCTACTGCAATGTGGAGCCATCAGAGTCCAACATGCGCTGGGCACCCGAGTTCATGATCGACACGTTGGAGAACCCTGCTGCTCATACATTCACCTACACGGGGTTAGGCAAGAGTCTAAGTGAGAACCCTGCTAACCGCTACAGCTTTGTCTGCAATGCCCTTATGCACGTCTGTGTGGGGCACCATGATCCCGATAG ggTAAATGACATTGCAATCCTGTGTGCGGAGCTGACGGGCTACTGCAAGTCTCTGAGCGCAGAGTGGTTAGGTGTCCTGAAGGCCTTGTGCTGCTCCTCCAACAATGGCACTTGTGGCTTCAACGACCTCCTCTGCAATGTAGAT GTCAGCGACCTGTCTTTTCACGACTCCCTGGCTACCTTTGTTGCTATCCTCATTGCGCGACAGTGTTTGCTCCTGGAAGACCTGATTCGTTGTGCTGCCATCCCTTCGTTGCTTAATGCTG CTTGCAGTGAACAGGACTCTGAACCGGGGGCCCGACTCACCTGCCGTATCCTCCTGCACCTCTTCAAGACCCCTCAGCTCAACCCTTGCCAGTCAGATGGAA ACAAGCCTACGGTAGGAATTCGCTCCTCCTGTGACCGCCACCTGCTGGCTGCCTCCCAGAACCGCATCGTGGACGGAGCTGTGTTTGCTGTTCTCAAGGCGGTGTTTGTGCTTG GGGATGCAGAACTGAAGGGTTCAGGCTTCACTGTGACGGGCGGAGCCGAAGAACTTCccgaggaggagggaggaggtggcagtGGTGGTCGGAGGCAAGGTGGCCGCAGCATCTCTGTGGAGACAGCCAGTCTGGATGTCTATGCCAAGTACGTGCTCCGCAGCATCTGCCAGCAG GAATGGGTAGGAGAACGTTGCCTTAAATCACTGTGCGAGGACAGCAATGACCTCCAAGACCCAGTATTGAGCAGTGCCCAGGCCCAGCGCCTGATGCAGCTCATCTGCTATCCTCATCGGCTGCTGGACAACGAGGATGGGGAAAACCCCCAGCGGCAACGCATCAAACGCATTCTCCAG AACTTGGACCAGTGGACCATGCGCCAGTCTTCCTTGGAGCTGCAGCTCATGATCAAACAGACCCCGAACAAT GAAATGAACTCCCTCTTAGAGAACATTGCCAAGGCCACCATTGAGGTTTTCCAGCAGTCCGCGGAGACAGGATCGGCTTCTGGAAACACCACGGGAAACATGCCGAGCAGCAGCAAGACCAAGCCTGTGCTCAG TTCTCTAGAGCGATCAGGTGTCTGGCTGGTGGCCCCTCTCATTGCTAAGCTACCCACCTCCGTCCAAGGACATGTGCTGAAGGCCGCTGGGGAGGAACTTGAGAAAGGCCAGcatctgggttcctcttcctCCCGAAAAGAACGTGATAGACAGAAGCAGAAGAG CATGTCCCTGTTGAGCCAGCAGCCCTTCTTATCCCTGGTGCTGACGTGTCTGAAAGGGCAGGATGAGCAGCGGGAGGGCCTGCTCACCTCTCTCTACAGCCAGGTGCACCAG ATTGTGAATAATTGGCGGGATGACCAGTACTTAGACGACTGCAAACCCAAACAGCTAATGCACGAGGCACTCAAACTACGGCTCAACCTG GTGGGAGGCATGTTCGACACGGTGCAGCGAAGCACCCAGCAGACGACCGAGTGGGCCGTGCTGCTCCTGGAGATCATCATCAGCGGCACCGTGGACATGCAGTCCAACAA CGAGCTCTTCACGACCGTCTTGGACATGCTAAGTGTGCTCATCAACGGGACCCTGGCCGCAGACATGTCCAGCATCTCGCAGGGCAGCATGGAGGAGAACAAGCGCGCCTACATGAACCTAGTGAAGAAGCTGCGG AAAGAGTTAGCAGAGCGCCAGTCCGACAGCCTGGAGAAGGTTTATCAACTGCTGCCACTGCCCAAGCCAACTCGAGATGTCATCACCTGTGAGCCGCAGGGCTCCCTCATTGACACCAAGGGCAACAAGATTGCCGGCTTTGACTCCATCTTCAAGAAGGAG GGTCTCCAGGTTTCCACCAAACAGAAGATCTCTCCCTGGGATCTTTTCGAGGGGCTGAAGCCGTCGGCACCCCTCTCGTGGGGCTGGTTCGGGACTGTCCGTGTGGACCGCAGGGTGGCCCGTGGGGAGGAGCAGCAGCGGCTGCTGCTGTATCACACGCACCTGAGGCCCCGGCCCCGAGCCTATTACCTGGAGCCGCTGCCACTGCCACCAGAGGATGAAGAGCCCCCCGTGCCCACCCTGCTGGAGCCAGAGAAAAAGGCTCCAGAGCCCCCCAAAACTGATAAGCCTGGCGCTGCTCCACCTAGTACCGAGGAACGCAAGAAAAAATCCACCAAGGGCAAGAAACGCAGTCAGGCAGCTGCCAAGACAGAG cTGCAGCCCACTCAGCTTCCTCCTCTGCCCTTCACACAGGACTATGGCATGGGCCCGGGCCGGAGTGGCCCCTATGGCGTGACAGTGCCCGCAGACCTCTTGCACCATGCTAACCCGAGCTCCATGCCACACCTGAACTACCGGCAGGGTTCCCTAGGCCTGTATGCCCAGAACCAACCACTGCCGGCAG GTGGCCCCCGTGTAGACCCCTACCGCCCTGTGCGATTACCCATGCAGAAGCTGCCAACCCGGCCGCCATATCCCGGCGTGCTGCCTGCAACCATGACTggagtcatggggctggagccctCCTCTTACAAGACCTCGGTGTACCGGCAGCAGCAGCCTGCAGTGCCCCAGGGACAGCGCCTCCGCCAACAGCTCCAGGCAAAGATA CAGAGTCAGGGGATGTTgggccagtcatctgttcatcaGATGACTCCCAGCTCTTCTTATGGTTTGCAGACTACCCAG ggcTATACTCCTTATGTTTCTCATGTGGGATTGCAGCAACACGCAGGCCCTGCAGGTACCATGGTGCCCCCCAACTACTCCAGCCAACCTTATCAGAGCACCCACCCTTCTACCAATCCTACTCTTGTAGATCCTACTCGCCACCTGCAGCAGCGGCCCAGTGGCTATGTACACCAGCAGGCCCCAGCCTATGGACACGGGCTCACCTCCGCTCAAAG